AGGAGCCGATGAAGGACGTAGGAGGCTGCGATAAGCCTCGGGGAGCTGTCAACCGAGCTGTGATCCGAGGATGTCCGAATGGGGAAACCCAGCACGAGTGATGTCGTGTTACCCGCGCCTGAATATATAGGGCGTGTGGAGGGAACGTGGGGAAGTGAAACATCTCAGTACCCACAGGAAGAGAAAACAACCGTGATTCCGTGAGTAGTGGCGAGCGAAAGCGGAAGAGGCTAAACCATGGGTGTGTGATAGCCGGCAGGTGTTGCATTCGTGGGGTTGTGGGGTTCATTTTGTCAATACTGCCGTGTTGGCCAACAGTAAAAAATCATGAGGTTAGTGGAAGTGGTCTGGAACGGCCTGTCGTAGAGGGTGAGAATCCCGTACACGAAAACTTTGTGACTGTTGTAATGGAAACCCAAGTAGCACCGGGCCCGTGAAATCTGGTGTGAATCTGTCGGGACCACCCGATAAGCCTGAATACTCCCTGGTGACCGATAGCGGACTAGTACCGTGAGGGAAAGGTGAAAAGTACCCCGGGAGGGGAGTGAAATAGTACCTGAAACCGTGCGCTTACAATCCGTCAGAGCCTTTGCACACTTCGGTGTGGGGGGTGATGGCGTGCCTTTTGAAGAATGAGCCTGCGAGTTAGTGGCATGTCGCGAGGTTAACCCGTGTGGGGTAGCCGTAGCGAAAGCGAGTCCGAATAGGGCGATCGTAGTGGCATGCTCTAGACCCGAAGCGGAGTGATCTACCCATGGCCAGGTTGAAGCGACGGTAAGACGTCGTGGAGGACCGAACCCACTTAGGTTGAAAACTGAGGGGATGAGTTGTGGGTAGGGGTGAAAGGCCAATCAAACTCCGTGATAGCTGGTTCTCCCCGAAATGCATTTAGGTGCAGCGTCGCGTGTTTCTCACCGGAGGTAGAGCTACTGGATGGTCTAGGGGGCCCACAAGCTTACCGAAATCAGCCAAACTCCGAATGCCGGTGAGTGAGAGCGCGGCAGTGAGACTGCGGGCGATAAGGTTCGTAGTCGAGAGGGAAACAGCCCAGATCGCCAGCTAAGGTCCCTAAGCGTGTACTAAGTGGAAAAGGATGTGGGGTCGCGAAGACAACCAGGAGGTTGGCTTAGAAGCAGCCACCCTTGAAAGAGTGCGTAATAGCTCACTGGTCAAGTGATCCTGCGCCGACAATGTAGCGGGGCTCAAGTACACCACCGAAGCTGCGGCATTCACGCAATAGCCCCCAGTTGATCCAAGGATTTTCTGGCAGGTGTGTGGATGGGTAGGGGAGCGTCGTGTGGCCATGGAAGCGGCAGGGTGACCTAGCCGTGGAGGCCACACGAGTGAGAATGCAGGCATGAGTAGCGAAAGACGAGTGAGAAACTCGTCCGCCGAATGACCAAGGGTTCCTGGGCCAGGTTAATCCGCCCAGGGTGAGTCGGGACCTAAGACGAGGCCGACAGGCGTAGCCGATGGACAACGGGTTGATATTCCCGTACCCGTGTGAACGCGCCCATGGTGAATCAGTGATACTAACCGTCCTGAAGCCACGAGAAGACCTTCGGGTCTCGAGTTGGTGGATGCACGGGACCTGATCTGGTAGTAGCCAAGCGATGGGGTGACGCAGGAAGGTAGCTGGGCCGGTCAGTGGTAATACCGGTGTAAGCGTGTAGGGCGTGACCTAGGCAAATCCGGGTCGCATATAAGCCTGAGACGTGATGCGTAGCCGATTGAGGCGAATTCAGTGATCCTATGCTGCCGAGAAAAGCCTCTAGCGAGCTTTCACACGGCCCGTACCCCAAACCGACACAGGTGGTCAGGTAGAGAATACTAAGGCGATCGAGATAACTATGGTTAAGGAACTCGGCAAAATGCCCCCGTAACTTCGGGAGAAGGGGGGCCCTGTCTGGTGACGACATTTACTGTCTGAGCTGGGTGGGGCCGCAGAGACCAGTGAGAAGCGACTGTTTACTAAAAACACAGGTCCGTGCGAAGTCGTAAGACGATGTATACGGACTGACGCCTGCCCGGTGCTGGAAGGTTAAGAGGACCGGTTAGTTCTTCGGAGCGAAGCTGAGAATTTAAGCCCCAGTAAACGGCGGTGGTAACTATAACCATCCTAAGGTAGCGAAATTCCTTGTCGGGTAAGTTCCGACCTGCACGAATGGCGTAACGACTTCTCAGCTGTCTCAACCGTAGACTCGGCGAAATTGCATTACGAGTAAAGATGCTCGTTACGCGCGGCAGGACGAAAAGACCCCGGGACCTTCACTACAGCTTGGTATTGGTGTTCGGTTCGGTTTGTGTAGGATAGGTGGGAGACTGTGAAACGGTGACGCCAGTTATCGTGGAGTCGTTGTTGAAATACCACTCTGATCGAATTGGACCTCTAACCTCGGACCATGATCTGGTTCAGGGACAGTGCCTGGTGGGTAGTTTAACTGGGGCGGTTGCCTCCCAAAATGTAACGGAGGCGCCCAAAGGTTCCCTCAGCCTGGTTGGCAATCAGGTGTCGAGTGCAAGTGCACAAGGGAGCTTGACTGTGAGACTGACAGGTCGAGCAGGGACGAAAGTCGGGACTAGTGATCCGGCACCGGCAAGTGGAAGCGGTGTCGCTCAACGGATAAAAGGTACCCCGGGGATAACAGGCTGATCTTCCCCAAGAGTCCATATCGACGGGATGGTTTGGCACCTCGATGTCGGCTCGTCGCATCCTGGGGCTGGAGTAGGTCCCAAGGGTTGGGCTGTTCGCCCATTAAAGCGGCACGCGAGCTGGGTTTAGAACGTCGTGAGACAGTTCGGTCTCTATCCGCCGCGCGCGTAAGAAACTTGAGGAAGGCTGTCCCTAGTACGAGAGGACCGGGACGGACGAACCTCTGGTGTGCCAGTTGTTCCGCCAGGAGCACCGCTGGTTAGCTACGTTCGGAAGGGATAACCGCTGAAAGCATCTAAGCGGGAAGCCTGTTCCAAGATGAGGTTTCTCACCCCCTCGAGGGGGTAAGGCCCCCGGCAGACCACCGGGTTGATAGGCCAGAACTGGAAGTACAGTAATGTATGCAGGTGACTGGTACTAATAGGCCGAGGACTTACCACAAAGAAGCTACGCGTCCACTGTGCGGTATCTGAAACAACACACAGATACCTTGAGAAAACCTTGTTTTCTCCATCCCCCAACACCATTGATTGGTGTTGACGGGTGGTGAAACCACGGTGATCGACAGGAAAGTTACTGTGACAGTTTCATAGAGTTACGGCGGTCATAGCGAAGGGGAAACGCCCGGTCCCATTCCGAACCCGGAAGCTAAGCCCTTCAGCGCCGATGGTACTGCACTCGACAGGGTGTGGGAGAGTAGGACACCGCCGAACACAACTTGAGAAAGCCCCCCAACCTTTGGTTGGGGGGCTTTTTCGTCGTTCCCACCCCAGCACCGCCCTGCGGGATGTGAGCGAACGGTACGTTCGGTCGATCTGAGGCGCCGAAGGTACCGTTCGCACCACAAGAGGTGGGTTAAAACTCCGCAAATTGGGTCGTGTACGCCGGTAAAACTGAAGGGTTGTCGGCAGTTCATGGCATAGTGAACACCTATGGCTGGCCTCCGCAACTCCAGTGGCTCGCACCTGCGACTTGTGCCGACAGGATTTGATCCGCAAGAAACTACCGCTTCACCGCACTCTTCTGATATGTCTGGACTTCCCGCGAGAAACTCGCATGGGCAGCGCCGTTCAACGCCGGCAGGTCTACGAATCTCGATTCGGCTTGAAGAGGTGTCCACGCAGATATCACGGCGGCTGATTGTCGATTCCGATTTCACGCTCGATGATTTCCATGCTGTAGTTCAACGGGCGATGGGCTGGCACGATGTCCATGGACATTCGTGGCGGAAAATCGGGACACGTTTTCCCGGTGATTTCTTGGAATACGCTCCGCTCAATCGTGTGGCTGATCGTCGTCGAAGCGGCCAGAACACCGTCGCCGAAAACGAGGTCCACGTTGACGAAGTTCTATTGTCGCCTGGAGACATGATCCAGTACCGATACGGCCGGGCGGGTGCTTGGCGGCATTCTGTGACTCTTGAATCGGTCGACGACAAAGCTGCGGACCAATCCGCGGTCTGTATTGAAGGTATTGGTGCGTGCCCGCCCGAAGAGTGTGCCGGACCTGAAGAATTCGAGCAGCTGTTGCGAGTGCTGCTTTCCGAGGAACTGCGCTCTCGTGAGTGGACTCTGGAGTGGGCACAAACCGATTTCCAGCCGAACAGGTTTGTGTTGGCGGAGGTTAACGAACGATTGGCTCACTGTGTCGGAACGGTGGCGCGCGAGTCCGTCATCGAATCGTTCCCTCGCACCTTCGATATCTGGAATCTTTTCGAATTGCTTGCGCCGGCCAGTGCACCTGAGCTGCATGACGTGTTTGCGATGGCGGGACTTGACGATCGTTCCGAGTCTTCGTCGCAGGTACGTGTTGCTGCGAGCGCTCGCCTTCAGATGTTGCTGACGTTGATCGGTGACGACGGAATCGATGTCGACTCGTTCTTGTCGACCGTCGACGCCGCGCTGGATCAGCCGGAACTCGAGCCGGTTAATCTCCCCAAAGCTCAGCGATTGTTGGTACTCCTCCGAAGCTGGGGTTTAGCCAGGAAGCTGAAGGGCAGGATTGTTCTGACACGTCGTGGGCGTTCAGCAAGTGCAGATGCCGACGTGTTGTGGGACTGCATTGTCGAGGGAGTCCCGGTGGCATCGGCGGGACGTACGCGGGCCGTTGAACTTCTTGTCCTACTTGCTGTTGCTGCAGGGCTGGAACCATCGGATCGACATCACCTTGTTGCAGGAACTCTTGGTCAGATCCGATCATCACAGGCGTTGATCGCGGATCCCGGGATCTCGGGCAAGTCTGCCGGCACCACCATCGAGGTCCTTGATCTGCTCGGTGCCATCGGATACGACCTGGTTGGGATGGCCTCGACGTCGGATATGCCCTGGGCGCAGCATCTTGCACGGGCAGTCCTTCAACGCTAGACAGCATCGCTGGAACGAGCAGGGGTCCGAGCCTGATTCAGGCTCGGACCCATGTGTTTGGTGCAGTGTCAGATGTTGACGCCGTAGTCACGGGCAATACCCGCGAGGCCGGACGCGTATCCCTGGCCGATG
The nucleotide sequence above comes from Rhodococcus sp. KBS0724. Encoded proteins:
- a CDS encoding plasmid pRiA4b ORF-3 family protein is translated as MSGLPARNSHGQRRSTPAGLRISIRLEEVSTQISRRLIVDSDFTLDDFHAVVQRAMGWHDVHGHSWRKIGTRFPGDFLEYAPLNRVADRRRSGQNTVAENEVHVDEVLLSPGDMIQYRYGRAGAWRHSVTLESVDDKAADQSAVCIEGIGACPPEECAGPEEFEQLLRVLLSEELRSREWTLEWAQTDFQPNRFVLAEVNERLAHCVGTVARESVIESFPRTFDIWNLFELLAPASAPELHDVFAMAGLDDRSESSSQVRVAASARLQMLLTLIGDDGIDVDSFLSTVDAALDQPELEPVNLPKAQRLLVLLRSWGLARKLKGRIVLTRRGRSASADADVLWDCIVEGVPVASAGRTRAVELLVLLAVAAGLEPSDRHHLVAGTLGQIRSSQALIADPGISGKSAGTTIEVLDLLGAIGYDLVGMASTSDMPWAQHLARAVLQR